The following are encoded together in the Microcaecilia unicolor chromosome 12, aMicUni1.1, whole genome shotgun sequence genome:
- the LOC115481986 gene encoding uncharacterized protein LOC115481986 has product MAVRQRKPGKEAAAASPRGAEEETAEEECSSSAPARGPGGMVWFLLVLLAAGLGAQGWLLFRQGETMRELGETVQQLRSRLQGLEGLKEKVVSAVELGRRIADLEAAHGMYEEKLEQATKVTKQILSSDPIAKISSLQAEVQRSLADIRKEFPSRMDFDWLERKIELLDSIHLEKMVQNLDDMQQTSFMLKENVTSITVSLTKAFSKVEQTGHLVQIVQEKLEALNIEVTEGMNTVLSKMLALDGGVNETQRWFEAVQSQLKLLHDLKETDSWRESAQQLEGLRELIQQLQLEKSSIAQEVNSVWRQVEDQRRELEGKAANLESALGILQTRLAQVETGSVNQNVQLSGAVEQELQRLKQGLDEMGSHIQKCFSGEVETYCETAADCSWPHIREVGFPHRLLKEPIITLGVSGLSTEGSVGVSVKAVDVTDSGFKVQIGNLGGHHLTSVKVTWMVCA; this is encoded by the exons ATGGCGGTGCGGCAGCGGAAGCCGGGGAAGGAGGCGGCGGCGGCGTCTCCGCGGGGGGCTGAGGAAGAGACGGCGGAGGAGGAGTGCTCGTCTTCGGCACCGGCCCGGGGCCCGGGAGGGATGGTCTGGTTCCTGCTCGTGCTGTTGGCCGCCGGGCTCGGGGCGCAGGGCTGGCTGCTCTTCCGGCAGGGGGAGACGATGCGGGAGCTCGGGGAGACGGTGCAGCAGCTGCGGAGCCGCCTGCAGGGACTCGAGGGGCTGAAGGAGAAG GTAGTAAGTGCAGTGGAGCTGGGGCGAAGAATCGCCGATTTGGAGGCGGCACATGGAATGTATGAGGAGAAGCTAGAGCAAGCCACAAAAGTTACCAAACAGATCCTGTCCTCTGACCCCATCGCTAAGATATCATCCTTGCAGGCAGAGGTGCAGCGTAGCCTTGCTGACATTAGGAAGGAGTTCCCTTCTAGGATGGACTTTGATTGGCTGGAGAGGAAAATCGAGCTTCTGGACTCAATTCACCTGGAGAAAATGGTGCAGAATCTGGATGACATGCAGCAGACCAGCTTTATGTTGAAGGAGAACGTTACTTCCATCACTGTCTCACTCACCAAGGCTTTCAGTAAGGTAGAACAGACAGGGCACCTGGTGCAGATAGTccaggagaagctggaggcgctTAATATAGAGGTTACAGAGGGCATGAATACCGTGCTTAGTAAAATGTTGGCGCTGGATGGAGGTGTTAATGAGACCCAAAGGTGGTTTGAAGCTGTGCAGTCACAGCTGAAGTTGCTGCATGATCTGAAGGAAACAGACAGCTGGAGAGAGAGCGCCCAACAGCTGGAGGGCCTTAG AGAGCTGATCCAGCAGCTACAGTTGGAGAAGTCGTCCATAGCACAAGAAGTGAACTCAGTCTGGCGCCAGGTAGAGGATCAACGCAGAGAGCTGGAGGGCAAGGCGGCAAACCTGGAATCTGCTCTTGGCATTCTACAGACCCGTTTAGCACAG GTAGAGACTGGATCAGTGAATCAGAATGTGCAGCTGTCAGGAGCTGTGGAACAGGAATTGCAGCGTTTAAAGCAGGGGCTGGACGAGATGGGAAGCCACATCCAGAAGT GTTTCTCTGGAGAAGTGGAAACATATTGTGAGACTGCGGCGGACTGCAGCTGGCCACATATCCGTGAGGTTGGCTTCCCACACCGTCTCCTGAAGGAGCCTATCATCACGCTGGGGGTCTCTGGGCTGAGCACCGAGGGCTCTGTGGGGGTCTCTGTTAAGGCTGTTGATGTGACAGACTCTGGGTTCAAGGTTCAGATTGGCAACTTAGGGGGTCACCATCTGACCAGTGTGAAAGTCACATGGATGGTCTGTGCCTAA